One segment of Anopheles stephensi strain Indian chromosome 3, UCI_ANSTEP_V1.0, whole genome shotgun sequence DNA contains the following:
- the LOC118509992 gene encoding uncharacterized protein K02A2.6-like, with protein sequence MTTPVEPNAAWIVEMFKQQQQMLNQQQQLLNSVMSVMKAKDSECPEKAIDAIAGQIKEFHHTEETNFEGWFVRYEGLFLDDAKRLDDGTKLRLLLRKIGVAEHERYISSIMPKQPKDFDFTTTVEKLKKLFGDRESTVCKRFKCLQMVKESHEEYRAYACRVNKKVVEAKLAGIAEEEIKCLLYVCGLKGDADADIRVRLLSKMEDNVNITLDQLCGESQRLLNLRQDSKLISTASQEVRAVRKSVKDFRSNPVRDKEQKAVSCWLCGDKHFARECSFATHACKDCNKVGHKEGFCKTANRNRFRYRSRNANVKVVTVNKIQAKRKYVDVILNGRRLQLQLDTGADITIISRGTWRQIGSPKLDSATVSAKTANGETLKLLGEWKGIMEVNGRRKQVLVRVVEEDLLLFGTDSMDVFGLWKQPLDAFCNIISSTKDAGAAVLEQFPALFSSELGRCDKVKVSLQLKDNVNPVFRPKRPVAYAMQTMVEDELGRLERLGIITPTDSSEWAAPIVVVRKANGTVRICGDYSTGLNDALQPHQYPLPIPQDIFTAIGKSVVFSQIDLAEAFLQVEVCEKSRELLTINTHKGLYRFNRLPPGVKTAPGAFQQIVDSMLSGLEGVAGYMDDIIVGGADVKSHLKNLQAVLSRIEEFGFKLRVEKCSFLKPQIRYLGHLLDGQGLRPDPSKIEAILKMPAPSQLSEVRSYLGAINYYGKFVPQMRDLRYPLDLLLQKGGEFKWTAECQKSFERFKEILSSDLLLTHYDPSKDIIVSADASSVGLGATISHRFPDGRVKVIQHAARALTKVEMNYSQPDREGLAIVFAVTKFHRMLFGRKFTLQTDHQPLLRIFGSRKGIPLYTANRLQRWALALLLYDFTIEYVATDKFGNADILSRLMNRHEKPEEDYVIASIQLEDDMNHLVTSATQALPLNFKDLERGTQTDSMLRKVFQFVQNGWPMGEEKSVELKQFFVRREALSTVGNCLLFGERVVIPANMRDRVLKLLHRGHPGVTRMKALARGYVYWPKMDSEIEDVVKTCQPCASAAKSPEHCAPVDWPKSTAPWQRIHIDYAGPIEGEYYFLAVDSYSKWPEIIPTKHTTAQVTVKILRGLCARFGMPETIVSDNGTQFTSSEFGDFCIQNGIHHVRTAPYHPQSNGQAERFVDTFKRAVKKIREGNGGMHEALDEFLLAYRTTPNKTLEQKSPGEMMLNRKVRTALELLRPSSRNFARQPAVNDTIVGRNFCVNDKVYVKRYHRNGWEWVSGVVTDRLGSVMYMIDICGRSLRYHVNQLRIRHAADDRQQTQLPLHVLLDAWDMPGSIEPASSSLVPSTTTEHVEPDNDNSQQTCSDAAPRRSARLKKQPVWMSDYRN encoded by the coding sequence ATGACTACACCGGTAGAACCGAACGCGGCATGGATCGTCGAGATgttcaagcagcagcagcaaatgttaaatcagcaacagcagctgttGAACAGCGTGATGTCGGTGATGAAGGCAAAGGACAGCGAATGTCCTGAAAAAGCGATAGACGCCATCGCCGGACAGATCAAGGAATTTCATCATACAGAGGAAACAAACTTCGAAGGCTGGTTTGTTCGATATGAAGGGTTATTCCTGGATGACGCGAAACGGTTGGATGATGGAACAAagcttcgtcttcttcttcggaaGATAGGTGTAGCGGAGCACGAGCGCTACATAAGCTCCATCATGCCAAAACAGCCGAAGGATTTCGatttcaccaccaccgtggaGAAGCTGAAAAAGCTGTTTGGAGACCGCGAATCTACCGTGTGCAAACGGTTTAAGTGCCTGCAGATGGTGAAAGAGTCACACGAGGAGTACCGAGCGTACGCGTGCCGTGTTAATAAAAAGGTCGTGGAAGCTAAGTTGGCGGGGATTGCAGAGGAGGAGATTAAATGTTTGTTATACGTGTGTGGACTCAAGGGAGATGCGGATGCCGATATTCGAGTACGGTTGCTCTCTAAGATGGAAGACAACGTAAACATAACGCTGGACCAACTATGTGGTGAATCTCAACGCCTGCTAAACCTGCGCCAAGACAGCAAGCTGATATCTACCGCTTCGCAGGAGGTACGGGCTGTTAGGAAAAGCGTCAAAGATTTTCGCAGCAATCCTGTGCGTgataaagaacaaaaagcaGTAAGTTGCTGGCTGTGTGGTGATAAACACTTCGCGAGGGAATGCTCATTTGCTACGCACGCATGTAAGGACTGCAATAAGGTAGGCCATAAGGAGGGATTTTGTAAGACGGCGAACCGTAATCGTTTCCGCTATCGGTCTCGCAACGCAAACGTTAAGGTGGTAACGGTTAACAAAATCCAGGCCAAACGCAAATACGTAGATGTAATTTTAAACGGACGTAGGTTGCAACTGCAGTTAGATACCGGTGCCGATATCACTATAATATCGAGGGGTACGTGGCGTCAAATAGGCAGTCCGAAATTAGACAGTGCAACAGTGTCAGCCAAGACGGCCAATGGTGAGACACTCAAGCTGCTGGGAGAATGGAAAGGTATTATGGAAGTCAATGGACGGCGTAAGCAGGTGTTAGTGCGTGTTGTGGAAGAGGACCTGTTGTTATTTGGAACAGACAGTATGGATGTTTTCGGATTGTGGAAACAGCCACTTGATGCCTTCTGCAACATCATAAGTTCCACTAAAGATGCTGGTGCGGCCGTTTTAGAACAATTTCCTGCGTTATTCTCCAGCGAGCTTGGTCGGTGTGACAAGGTAAAAGTAAGCTTGCAGCTGAAAGACAATGTTAACCCTGTTTTCCGCCCGAAACGCCCTGTGGCGTATGCGATGCAGACAATGGTCGAAGATGAGTTGGGAAGGTTGGAGCGTCTCGGTATTATTACACCAACCGATTCCTCAGAATGGGCTGCACCCATTGTAGTGGTGAGGAAAGCAAACGGAACCGTTCGAATTTGTGGCGACTACTCGACCGGTCTTAATGACGCACTTCAGCCACACCAGTACCCGTTGCCGATTCCTCAAGACATCTTCACAGCCATTGGGAAGTCGGTAGTGTTTAGCCAAATCGATTTGGCTGAGGCCTTCCTGCAAGTGGAAGTATGCGAGAAAAGTCGTGAGTTGTTAACTATTAACACTCACAAGGGGCTTTACCGTTTCAACAGACTACCGCCGGGGGTAAAAACAGCACCTGGTGCATTCCAGCAGATCGTGGACTCTATGTTGAGTGGGCTGGAAGGTGTTGCGGGTTATATGGATGACATCATCGTAGGTGGTGCAGATGTGAAAAGCCATCTGAAGAATCTGCAAGCTGTTTTGTCAAGGATCGAGGAGTTTGGGTTTAAGCTACGTGTGGAAAAATGTTCCTTTTTGAAACCCCAAATACGATACCTGGGACATCTGCTGGATGGGCAAGGCCTACGACCGGACCCGTCGAAAATAGAAGCCATTTTGAAAATGCCAGCGCCATCGCAGCTGAGTGAGGTTCGATCGTATCTTGGTGCGATAAATTATTATGGGAAATTCGTACCACAGATGCGAGATCTGCGGTATCCTCTAGACCTTTTGTTGCAAAAGGGAGGCGAATTCAAGTGGACAGCCGAATGCCAGAAATCTTTTGAGAGATTTAAGGAGATTTTGAGTTCCGACCTACTTCTGACCCACTATGATCCGTCGAAGGATATAATCGTGTCAGCGGATGCTTCATCAGTAGGTTTGGGAGCTACCATCAGTCATCGGTTTCCGGATGGGCGTGTAAAGGTTATCCAGCATGCCGCGCGAGCGTTAACGAAGGTGGAAATGAACTATAGTCAGCCAGATCGCGAGGGTCTCGCAATTGTGTTCGCTGTGACGAAGTTCCACCGCATGCTGTTCGGACGTAAATTCACGCTACAAACTGATCACCAACCTCTCCTCAGAATCTTCGGCTCACGTAAAGGAATTCCGTTGTACACTGCGAACAGGCTTCAGCGTTGGGCATTAGCGCTTCTTCTTTACGATTTCACTATAGAATACGTAGCGACAGACAAGTTTGGCAATGCGGACATCCTCTCGAGATTGATGAATCGTCACGAAAAGCCAGAAGAGGATTACGTTATTGCTAGTATCCAGCTTGAAGATGATATGAATCATCTGGTGACGAGTGCAACTCAAGCCCTGCCGTTGAATTTCAAGGATTTGGAGCGTGGTACACAAACAGATTCTATGTTACGGAAGGTGTTCCAGTTCGTCCAGAATGGTTGGCCGATGGGTGAAGAGAAAAGTGTAGAGCTGAAACAATTCTTCGTACGGCGGGAGGCCTTATCCACTGTGGGAAATTGCCTCTTATTCGGAGAACGGGTTGTGATTCCAGCAAACATGCGAGATCGAGTGCTGAAGCTCTTGCACAGAGGACACCCTGGGGTAACTCGTATGAAGGCACTAGCAAGAGGATACGTTTATTGGCCAAAGATGGACAGTGAAATCGAGGACGTTGTTAAAACGTGTCAACCGTGTGCAAGTGCAGCGAAGTCTCCAGAGCACTGTGCACCGGTGGATTGGCCAAAATCGACCGCTCCCTGGCAGCGTATTCATATTGATTACGCCGGGCCCATCGAGGGAGAGTATTATTTTCTGGCAGTAGACTCGTATTCCAAATGGCCAGAAATAATACCGACAAAGCATACAACTGCACAAGTAACGGTTAAGATATTACGAGGACTGTGTGCACGGTTTGGTATGCCAGAGACGATTGTCAGCGACAATGGTACGCAGTTTACCAGTTCGGAGTTCGGGGACTTCTGCATACAGAACGGTATCCATCATGTGCGAACTGCGCCGTATCATCCGCAATCGAACGGGCAGGCTGAAAGGTTCGTGGACACCTTTAAGCGAGCTGTTAAAAAGATCCGCGAAGGAAATGGTGGAATGCATGAGGCCCTTGATGAATTTCTGTTGGCATACAGAACCACGCCGAACAAGACGCTGGAGCAGAAATCGCCGGGGGAGATGATGCTGAATAGGAAAGTTCGAACCGCTCTCGAGCTTTTGCGACCATCTTCTCGTAATTTTGCTAGACAACCAGCGGTGAATGACACTATCGTCGGAAGGAATTTCTGCGTAAACGACAAGGTCTACGTGAAAAGATACCATCGGAATGGCTGGGAGTGGGTATCCGGAGTAGTGACTGATCGTCTGGGAAGCGTGATGTACATGATTGACATCTGCGGTAGGTCTCTACGATACCACGTAAACCAGCTTAGAATACGACATGCAGCGGACGACCGTCAGCAAACACAGCTTCCACTGCATGTATTGTTGGATGCCTGGGACATGCCTGGAAGTATCGAGCCGGCATCCTCATCTTTAGTTCCGTCGACGACTACGGAACATGTTGAGCCTGATAACGACAACTCTCAGCAGACCTGCTCGGATGCAGCTCCACGTCGATCAGCACGATTAAAGAAGCAGCCTGTTTGGATGAGCGATTATCGCAATTAA